Proteins encoded by one window of Bacillus sp. DTU_2020_1000418_1_SI_GHA_SEK_038:
- a CDS encoding IreB family regulatory phosphoprotein codes for MSSFDNTMRFNFPEEPMEHDVNQVLLQVYEALQDKGYNPINQIVGYLLSGDPAYIPRHKDARNIIRKLERDEIIEELVKSYLKQQRKG; via the coding sequence TTGATAATACGATGAGATTCAATTTTCCTGAAGAGCCCATGGAACATGATGTTAATCAAGTACTTTTGCAAGTGTATGAAGCTCTTCAAGATAAAGGGTATAACCCTATTAACCAAATTGTTGGTTATTTGTTATCGGGGGATCCTGCTTACATTCCCCGCCATAAGGATGCACGCAATATTATTCGCAAGCTCGAACGTGACGAGATCATTGAAGAGTTAGTTAAATCATATTTAAAACAGCAGCGAAAGGGATAA